The following are from one region of the Paenibacillus sabinae T27 genome:
- a CDS encoding ribonucleotide-diphosphate reductase subunit beta, producing the protein MQLQKIFNTEAPNQSTRIIEGECSGILNWNDIRMPHMYKLYKVLLLNHWIADEIPMSKDAQQFPLLDAEEQRVFKINISLLAVLDSMQTMFVGDVKRYFTDSSLEAISAIIGQQEVVHNQSYSYVLSSIVSEREQKEIFEYWKHDPVLLERNQFISEIYQEFRDNPSRQSFFQALVADLILEGIFFYSTFAFFYNLARDQKMMATSQMISYIQRDENQHCYFFAEVFKQLLEDFPELNTKENMDYVYRTIDRAVELETNWAHYTLQEVRGIDLRELSDYIKYIANKRLTLMGLDKAYEDVDVNCMPWIKPFSDEALNATKTDFFEAKSRNYGKVGDDNGFDDL; encoded by the coding sequence ATGCAGCTGCAAAAAATATTCAACACCGAAGCCCCAAACCAATCCACCCGCATTATCGAAGGCGAATGCTCCGGCATTCTGAACTGGAACGACATCCGCATGCCGCACATGTACAAGCTGTACAAGGTGCTGCTGCTGAACCACTGGATCGCCGACGAAATTCCGATGTCCAAGGACGCCCAGCAGTTCCCGCTGCTGGACGCCGAAGAGCAGCGCGTGTTCAAAATCAACATCTCCCTGCTCGCTGTGCTCGATTCGATGCAGACGATGTTCGTCGGCGACGTGAAGCGTTATTTTACCGACTCTTCCTTAGAGGCCATTTCGGCGATTATCGGGCAGCAGGAGGTCGTGCATAACCAGTCCTATTCCTACGTCCTCTCCTCGATCGTTTCCGAGCGGGAGCAGAAGGAGATCTTCGAATACTGGAAGCATGATCCCGTTCTGCTGGAACGCAATCAGTTCATTTCGGAGATTTACCAGGAGTTCCGCGATAACCCGTCGCGGCAGAGCTTTTTCCAGGCGCTGGTGGCGGACCTGATTCTGGAGGGGATTTTCTTCTACAGCACATTCGCCTTCTTCTACAACCTGGCCCGAGACCAGAAAATGATGGCGACCAGCCAGATGATCTCCTACATCCAGCGGGACGAGAACCAGCACTGCTACTTCTTCGCCGAAGTGTTCAAGCAACTGCTTGAGGACTTCCCGGAGCTGAACACCAAGGAAAATATGGACTATGTGTACCGGACCATCGACCGGGCCGTTGAGCTTGAGACGAACTGGGCGCATTATACGCTGCAAGAGGTACGCGGCATCGACCTTCGCGAACTGAGCGACTACATTAAATATATCGCCAACAAACGCCTCACCCTGATGGGACTGGACAAAGCGTACGAGGACGTGGATGTGAACTGCATGCCGTGGATCAAGCCTTTCTCCGACGAAGCGCTGAACGCGACGAAGACCGACTTCTTCGAAGCCAAATCCCGCAACTACGGCAAGGTGGGCGACGACAACGGATTTGACGATCTGTAA
- a CDS encoding ribonucleoside-diphosphate reductase subunit alpha gives MPQLVVKPDNRQLAFDEMRLSVYADRILSGLDNLNKETLLRGVNAKLRRDEVSGEEISSAFTMSALELVTKEEPDWKFAAARSLLTSLYKKAAVNRRYKAYPDEPYGALYPLIEGLVKKGVYREELLTAYTKEQIEELGACIDASRDLLFDYIGLLTLSDRYLARDFDGRVMELPQERYMIIAMYLMHQEPAEKRLELAKEAYWAMSNIYMTAATPTMSNAGKKVAGQLSSCFIDTVDDSLEGIFDSNTDVARLSKMGGGIGVYLGKVRARGSDIRGHKNTSSGVIPWIRQLNNTAVSVDQLGTRKGAIAVYLDVFHKDILAFLDLKLNNGDERMRAHDVFHGVCLPDLFMEAVEARGQWNLFCPHEVKKVMGWKDANGRALGLEDFYDEEFGQGSFREKYAEASAHPELTRITVPAIDIMKRIMKSQLETGTPYMFYRDTVNRANPNRHKGMVFSSNLCTEIMQNQSPTVVEHEELVTKDGQTRIVISKIPGDFVVCNLNSIHLARAVPAGVLERLIPIQVRMLDNVIDINNIEVLQAQYTNSQYRAVGLGTFGLHHLLALEGIRWESEEAVEYNDHLYEHINYLLVRSSMELAREKGRYPKFAGSDWETGAYFELRGYTSGEREGKFVTAEQWRALKEEVARDGVRNAWMFAIAPNGSTSIIAGSTASIDPLYDLLSYEEKTTYKIANPAPDLSEKTIWYYKTAFLIDQNWSIRMASARQRHVDQGQSFNLYVRPDIKATEFLDLHLNAWKGGLKSTYYVRSRALTIEECESCAS, from the coding sequence ATGCCCCAACTCGTAGTGAAACCCGACAACCGTCAGCTTGCCTTTGATGAAATGCGTCTTTCCGTTTATGCCGACCGTATTCTTAGTGGACTGGACAATCTGAATAAAGAAACGCTGCTGCGCGGCGTGAATGCCAAGCTGCGGCGCGATGAGGTTAGCGGCGAGGAGATCAGCAGTGCTTTTACAATGAGCGCCCTGGAGCTGGTGACCAAGGAAGAACCGGACTGGAAATTCGCCGCCGCCCGCTCCCTACTGACCTCCCTCTATAAAAAAGCGGCGGTCAACCGCCGCTACAAAGCGTACCCGGACGAGCCGTACGGCGCGCTGTATCCGCTGATTGAAGGCCTCGTCAAAAAAGGTGTGTACCGCGAGGAACTGCTGACCGCCTACACGAAAGAGCAGATTGAAGAGCTGGGAGCCTGCATCGACGCGTCACGCGACCTGCTGTTCGACTACATCGGGCTGCTCACGCTGTCCGACCGCTATCTGGCCCGCGATTTCGACGGGCGCGTCATGGAGCTGCCACAGGAGCGCTACATGATCATCGCCATGTACCTGATGCATCAGGAGCCTGCGGAGAAGCGTCTGGAGCTGGCGAAGGAAGCCTACTGGGCGATGAGCAACATCTATATGACCGCCGCCACCCCAACGATGTCCAACGCGGGCAAAAAAGTCGCGGGCCAGCTGTCCAGCTGCTTCATCGACACCGTCGACGACTCGCTGGAGGGCATCTTCGACTCCAATACGGACGTGGCCCGTCTCAGCAAAATGGGCGGCGGTATCGGCGTCTACCTTGGCAAAGTGCGCGCCCGCGGCTCCGACATCCGCGGCCACAAGAATACAAGCTCCGGCGTCATCCCCTGGATTCGCCAGCTGAACAACACCGCTGTCAGCGTCGACCAGCTCGGCACCCGCAAGGGCGCGATCGCTGTCTATCTCGACGTGTTCCACAAGGATATCCTCGCGTTCCTGGATCTCAAGCTGAACAACGGCGACGAGCGCATGCGCGCCCATGACGTCTTCCACGGCGTCTGCCTGCCCGACCTGTTCATGGAAGCCGTGGAAGCGCGGGGACAGTGGAATCTGTTCTGCCCGCATGAGGTGAAGAAGGTGATGGGATGGAAGGATGCGAACGGCCGCGCCCTTGGCCTTGAAGACTTCTATGACGAAGAATTCGGGCAAGGCTCCTTCCGCGAGAAATACGCCGAAGCGTCCGCCCACCCGGAGCTGACCCGCATCACCGTTCCGGCTATCGACATTATGAAGCGGATCATGAAATCGCAGCTTGAGACCGGGACGCCGTACATGTTCTACCGCGATACGGTCAACCGGGCCAATCCGAACCGTCACAAGGGCATGGTGTTCTCCTCCAACCTCTGCACGGAAATTATGCAGAATCAATCTCCGACTGTGGTTGAGCACGAGGAACTGGTGACGAAGGACGGCCAGACGCGGATCGTCATCTCCAAAATCCCCGGCGACTTTGTCGTCTGCAATCTGAACTCGATCCATCTTGCCCGCGCGGTTCCGGCCGGGGTACTGGAACGCCTTATTCCGATTCAGGTTCGCATGCTGGACAACGTCATCGACATTAACAATATCGAAGTGCTCCAGGCGCAGTATACGAACAGCCAGTATCGCGCCGTTGGCCTCGGTACCTTCGGCCTGCATCACTTGCTCGCGCTGGAAGGCATCCGCTGGGAATCCGAAGAAGCCGTAGAATATAACGATCATCTGTACGAGCATATTAACTACCTGCTCGTCCGCTCCAGCATGGAGCTGGCCCGCGAGAAGGGCCGCTATCCGAAGTTCGCCGGCTCCGACTGGGAGACGGGCGCTTACTTTGAACTGCGCGGCTACACCAGCGGCGAACGCGAAGGCAAATTCGTCACGGCCGAGCAGTGGCGCGCTCTGAAGGAAGAGGTCGCGCGGGACGGCGTCCGCAACGCCTGGATGTTCGCGATCGCGCCGAACGGCTCGACGTCGATCATCGCCGGCTCGACGGCCAGCATCGACCCGCTGTACGATCTGCTCTCCTACGAGGAGAAGACGACCTACAAAATCGCCAACCCGGCCCCGGATCTGTCCGAGAAGACGATCTGGTACTACAAGACGGCGTTCCTGATCGACCAGAACTGGTCGATCCGCATGGCTTCGGCCCGCCAGCGCCATGTGGACCAGGGCCAAAGCTTCAACCTGTACGTTCGCCCGGACATCAAGGCGACCGAGTTCCTGGACCTGCACCTGAACGCCTGGAAGGGCGGTCTCAAATCGACCTATTACGTGCGCAGCCGTGCGCTGACGATCGAGGAGTGCGAGTCCTGCGCAAGCTAA
- the nrdG gene encoding anaerobic ribonucleoside-triphosphate reductase activating protein yields MNICGYYPESINEGEGLRAAVFISGCRHRCPGCFNPETWNFGYGEPFTPSRRRQIIGDMAANPLLSGLTLAGGDPFFSAEEAAEFIGEVRGTLPDFPVWIYTGYTFEELAAMPGSPEWKLLSLCQVLIDGRFEEALKDTTLRFRGSSNQRIIDIQASLAGGAEPVLWQPVLL; encoded by the coding sequence ATGAATATATGCGGCTACTACCCGGAATCCATTAACGAAGGCGAAGGGCTGCGGGCCGCCGTCTTCATCAGCGGCTGCCGCCACCGCTGCCCGGGCTGCTTCAATCCCGAAACCTGGAATTTCGGGTATGGCGAGCCCTTCACCCCTTCGCGGCGGCGGCAGATCATCGGCGACATGGCGGCCAATCCGCTGCTGAGCGGTCTGACGCTGGCGGGGGGCGATCCTTTTTTCTCCGCGGAGGAAGCTGCGGAGTTCATTGGCGAGGTGCGCGGAACACTGCCGGATTTCCCGGTGTGGATCTATACCGGCTACACTTTCGAAGAGCTGGCGGCGATGCCGGGATCGCCCGAATGGAAGCTGCTGTCTCTGTGCCAGGTGCTGATTGACGGGCGCTTCGAGGAAGCCCTGAAGGACACGACCCTTCGCTTCCGCGGCAGCTCCAACCAGCGGATTATCGATATTCAGGCCAGCCTTGCAGGCGGCGCGGAGCCCGTGCTGTGGCAGCCGGTTCTGCTGTAG
- a CDS encoding anaerobic ribonucleoside triphosphate reductase: MTLLEKRQTSGQSANEVLLEEVIGLGRDIIDSRDMDLLRENANLNGESFSGKMSKFGSEYSKWYARSFTMPPQLVQAIKENVVYVHDLDQYAIGTTNCIFIPFDKLLRQGFNTGNGSVRPPNSIMTAMALTAIIFQSQQNAQYGGVSGSKLDHDLAPYVAKSFAKQFRKGLDYFEEGQASEDLGEITMSRTDLKERYPKAFRYALKETESETLQASESLIHNLNTMSSRAGGQIPFTSINYGTCTSPEGQLVIDSLLTATMNGLGSGETPVFPIQIFKCKKGVNQQPGDPNYELFLKAAECSARRLYPNFANLDAPLNLAYYDPANPDTEFATMGCRTRVLGDRFGRNYCSGKGNLSFNTLNLVRLGVQHGIVTGLRQAADEGGFYHDLDHYMEIALEGLLHRFRIQAAQKAKASDFMMREGVWEGGELLEPEEQVSELLKHGSLSIGFIGIAECMKAMYGKHHAEDAEVYDKALAIVRHMREFCDRKSEELDLNITLFATPAEGLSGKFTKIDRKELGEIEGVTDREYYTNSFHVPVYYPTGAANKIKLEAAFHEYCNAGAISYVELDGNARSNTTAFVQIIRYALEQNISYFSINHPVDRCSGCGYEGVIGSNCPSCGAHEEKVHIRRLRRVTGYLTGDYQTRFNAAKQAEVRDRVKHL, from the coding sequence ATGACGCTGCTGGAGAAACGGCAAACAAGCGGGCAAAGCGCAAACGAAGTTCTGTTGGAGGAAGTTATCGGTCTGGGGCGCGATATTATCGACAGCCGGGACATGGATCTGCTGAGGGAGAATGCCAATCTTAACGGGGAAAGCTTCTCCGGCAAGATGAGCAAATTCGGCAGCGAGTATTCCAAGTGGTATGCCCGCAGCTTTACGATGCCGCCACAGCTTGTGCAGGCGATCAAGGAAAACGTCGTCTACGTGCACGATCTGGACCAATACGCCATCGGAACGACGAACTGCATTTTCATCCCGTTTGACAAGCTGCTCCGGCAGGGCTTCAACACCGGCAACGGCAGCGTGCGGCCTCCGAACTCCATTATGACGGCTATGGCGCTTACGGCGATTATTTTTCAATCCCAGCAAAACGCTCAATACGGCGGCGTATCCGGAAGCAAGCTCGACCACGATCTCGCCCCTTATGTGGCCAAATCCTTCGCCAAGCAGTTCCGCAAGGGCCTGGATTATTTTGAAGAAGGACAAGCAAGCGAGGATCTCGGGGAAATCACCATGAGCCGGACCGATCTGAAGGAACGGTACCCGAAGGCCTTCCGCTACGCGCTGAAGGAGACCGAGAGCGAAACGCTCCAAGCCTCCGAGAGTCTTATACATAACCTGAACACGATGTCTTCCAGAGCGGGCGGACAAATTCCGTTTACCAGCATCAATTACGGCACCTGCACCTCGCCCGAGGGACAGCTTGTTATCGATTCCCTGCTGACGGCGACGATGAATGGACTGGGCAGCGGAGAAACGCCGGTGTTCCCGATTCAGATCTTCAAATGTAAAAAAGGCGTGAACCAGCAGCCGGGCGATCCTAACTACGAGCTGTTCCTGAAGGCTGCGGAATGCTCGGCGCGGCGGCTGTACCCGAATTTCGCGAATCTGGACGCCCCGCTGAATCTGGCGTACTACGACCCGGCGAACCCGGATACCGAATTCGCAACCATGGGCTGCCGCACCCGGGTGCTCGGCGACCGCTTCGGACGCAATTACTGCTCCGGCAAAGGCAATCTGTCATTCAATACGCTCAACCTTGTCCGGCTTGGCGTCCAGCACGGGATCGTTACGGGTCTGCGGCAAGCGGCGGATGAGGGAGGCTTCTATCATGATCTCGATCATTATATGGAAATTGCCCTGGAGGGTCTTCTTCACCGCTTCCGCATCCAGGCGGCGCAAAAGGCCAAAGCGTCCGACTTCATGATGCGCGAGGGCGTATGGGAAGGCGGGGAACTGCTGGAACCCGAGGAGCAAGTGAGTGAGCTGCTGAAGCACGGCAGCCTGTCCATCGGCTTCATCGGGATAGCCGAATGCATGAAGGCGATGTACGGCAAGCATCACGCCGAGGATGCCGAGGTGTACGACAAGGCGCTGGCCATCGTCCGGCATATGCGCGAGTTCTGCGACCGCAAAAGCGAAGAGCTCGACCTGAACATCACCCTGTTCGCCACTCCAGCGGAAGGGCTGTCCGGCAAATTCACCAAGATCGACCGCAAGGAGCTTGGCGAAATCGAAGGCGTTACCGACCGCGAGTATTATACGAACTCGTTCCACGTTCCGGTCTACTACCCGACGGGCGCGGCGAACAAGATCAAGCTCGAAGCCGCGTTCCACGAATACTGCAACGCCGGTGCGATCTCCTACGTCGAGCTGGATGGCAATGCGCGCAGCAATACGACGGCTTTTGTCCAAATCATCCGTTACGCCCTGGAGCAAAATATCAGCTATTTCAGCATCAACCATCCCGTGGACCGCTGCTCCGGCTGCGGCTATGAGGGCGTCATCGGCTCGAACTGCCCTTCCTGCGGCGCACATGAAGAGAAAGTGCATATCCGCCGCCTGCGCCGGGTCACAGGCTACCTGACCGGAGACTACCAGACCCGCTTCAACGCGGCCAAGCAGGCCGAGGTTAGGGACCGGGTCAAGCATCTATGA
- a CDS encoding MTH1187 family thiamine-binding protein, whose protein sequence is MAIAEITVIPIGTGSTSLSSYVAGMQRALESVEGITFELTSMGTIIEGPLPRILAAVEVLHETPFAAGAQRVSTALKIDDRRDKAASSKQKLESVERKLHGE, encoded by the coding sequence ATGGCTATCGCCGAAATTACCGTAATTCCGATCGGGACCGGCAGCACCAGTCTCAGCAGCTACGTCGCCGGGATGCAGCGCGCACTGGAGAGCGTTGAGGGCATTACCTTTGAGCTTACATCTATGGGAACCATTATTGAAGGCCCGCTGCCGCGCATTCTGGCGGCCGTCGAGGTTCTGCACGAGACGCCGTTCGCGGCCGGTGCCCAGCGCGTGTCCACTGCGCTCAAAATCGACGACCGCCGTGACAAAGCGGCCAGCAGCAAGCAGAAGCTGGAGTCGGTAGAGCGGAAGCTGCACGGAGAATAA
- a CDS encoding glycosyltransferase family 2 protein — MPKISVIMPVYNNALYLQEAVNSILLQTLTDLELIIIDDGSTDGSAGIIHEIGDTRVRKIFHSENMGIVTSLNQGLDLARGQYIARMDSDDIAALNRLEVQAYFMDQNRSIDVCGTGYTTNYLGPVKLNPMNHEEIKVWLLFYCCILHPSVMMRRSSVNRLHIRYDHNYPHAEDYELWNRLSTCAQLANIPHNLMYYRLHGGQVSNTHRAIQDDSARRIRQRQLSGLGIQLSDEEYAQLVKLAEFRVNAENYEEYQAAVGFANWLIERNRQSRVFNEELLTMALSRCISRVPY; from the coding sequence GTGCCAAAAATATCTGTAATTATGCCGGTCTATAATAACGCACTGTATTTACAGGAAGCAGTTAACTCAATTTTATTGCAAACGTTGACCGACCTGGAATTGATCATCATCGATGACGGATCAACTGACGGATCAGCAGGAATCATACATGAAATAGGAGACACAAGGGTAAGGAAAATATTCCATTCCGAGAATATGGGTATTGTAACTTCTCTGAATCAAGGACTTGATCTGGCTCGGGGTCAGTACATCGCGCGTATGGACAGCGATGATATAGCCGCACTAAACCGCTTGGAAGTGCAGGCTTATTTTATGGATCAGAATCGCAGCATAGATGTTTGTGGAACAGGATACACAACTAACTATCTTGGACCCGTCAAGTTAAATCCTATGAATCACGAAGAAATAAAGGTCTGGCTATTATTTTATTGCTGCATATTACACCCTTCCGTGATGATGCGCCGAAGTTCAGTAAATCGTCTTCATATTCGTTATGATCATAACTATCCCCACGCCGAAGATTACGAACTGTGGAATCGGCTTTCCACATGCGCGCAATTAGCAAATATCCCTCATAATTTAATGTATTATCGACTTCATGGGGGACAAGTGTCCAATACGCACCGAGCCATACAAGATGATTCGGCACGGAGAATCCGTCAGAGACAACTTTCTGGGCTGGGCATCCAATTATCGGATGAGGAATACGCACAATTGGTTAAATTGGCTGAGTTCCGGGTGAATGCTGAAAATTATGAGGAGTATCAAGCAGCAGTAGGTTTTGCTAATTGGCTAATTGAGCGAAATAGACAATCCCGTGTGTTCAACGAAGAACTTTTAACAATGGCTCTATCCAGATGTATATCGAGAGTTCCATACTAA
- a CDS encoding glycosyl hydrolase, with protein sequence MDDRKIRSLLSKEPVNPNISSSARALLSYLYQLQGKAIISGQHEYLESPNQFSPYIFSKTGKYPKLKGVEFGAINGQSDQTVYNQRANVVNACKDWVLNKGGIITATYHATFPGTANTWANVQADCTPEQFEPIITPGTDLYNALIEDIDQVAEHLKALRDADVPVLWRPYHEMNGTWFWWGGQPKFNNLWEIMYNRYVNVHGLNNLLWVWSPNANNQWCQNAADFYVGHNRADALGMDIYNNDFKAWHHQELLRIGEGRIIAITENGQNPDPTTLRQKQYMYSWFMTWGSYVKDGSRNPADKLQALYNDPFVLTLDEQYPPENAVYPPDTSIGNGLWGDYYVGTNFEKYYLGKTVPKIDYNWMKGTPVGNYSMSIKWAGYLRPRYSEDYTLYTKASDGVRLYLDNNLLLDDWTVHSTQEHSVTLRLEAGKYYFIELHYFNGGDPEAAVSLSWSSPSQPKEVIPQSQLYSG encoded by the coding sequence ATGGATGACAGAAAGATTCGAAGTCTTTTGTCGAAAGAACCGGTAAATCCGAATATATCCTCGTCAGCCAGAGCATTATTGTCGTATTTGTACCAATTGCAGGGCAAGGCGATTATCTCCGGGCAGCATGAATATCTGGAGTCTCCGAACCAGTTCAGTCCGTACATTTTCAGCAAGACAGGCAAATACCCGAAGCTCAAAGGCGTGGAATTCGGTGCAATCAACGGCCAGAGCGACCAGACCGTCTATAATCAGCGGGCCAATGTGGTCAATGCCTGCAAAGACTGGGTGCTGAATAAAGGCGGCATCATCACGGCTACCTACCATGCGACATTCCCCGGAACCGCCAACACTTGGGCCAATGTACAAGCCGACTGTACGCCTGAACAGTTTGAGCCCATCATCACACCGGGTACGGATCTGTACAACGCGCTGATTGAGGATATCGATCAAGTCGCAGAGCATTTGAAGGCGCTTCGCGACGCGGATGTCCCGGTTCTCTGGCGTCCTTATCATGAAATGAACGGAACGTGGTTTTGGTGGGGCGGCCAGCCGAAGTTTAATAATCTGTGGGAGATCATGTACAACCGGTACGTGAATGTTCATGGCCTTAATAACTTGCTGTGGGTCTGGAGTCCGAACGCAAACAACCAGTGGTGTCAGAACGCCGCCGATTTTTACGTGGGCCACAACCGCGCGGATGCGCTGGGCATGGATATCTATAACAACGACTTCAAGGCTTGGCATCATCAGGAGCTGCTGCGGATCGGTGAAGGCAGGATCATCGCGATTACCGAGAACGGTCAGAATCCGGATCCGACCACACTTCGGCAGAAGCAATATATGTATTCGTGGTTCATGACCTGGGGCAGCTATGTAAAAGATGGAAGTCGTAACCCGGCGGATAAGCTGCAAGCGCTGTATAACGATCCTTTCGTGCTGACCCTGGATGAACAATACCCGCCGGAAAATGCCGTGTACCCGCCCGATACATCCATCGGAAACGGTTTATGGGGAGATTATTACGTCGGGACTAACTTTGAAAAGTACTATCTGGGCAAAACGGTGCCCAAAATCGATTATAACTGGATGAAGGGAACGCCGGTGGGCAATTACAGCATGTCCATCAAGTGGGCAGGATACCTTCGCCCCAGATATTCCGAAGATTATACGCTGTACACGAAGGCCTCAGACGGCGTAAGGCTGTATCTGGACAACAACCTTCTTCTGGATGACTGGACGGTACACAGCACGCAGGAGCATTCCGTGACCCTTCGTCTGGAGGCCGGAAAATATTATTTTATCGAGCTGCATTATTTCAACGGAGGCGATCCCGAGGCTGCCGTAAGCCTCTCGTGGTCCAGCCCCAGCCAGCCGAAGGAAGTGATCCCGCAGTCGCAATTGTATTCTGGGTAA
- a CDS encoding YmaF family protein: MLRLQKKRLAGKKRTGSSRQRHVHEFQGSTRLAEEGADRHNHRFAGVTGQAIRSGNSHVHEINLENTDFLDHFHNLKKIRTGPAIPVGNGKHVHFVTGRTTLNDGHTHQFRFATLIESPLT; encoded by the coding sequence ATGCTGAGATTGCAAAAGAAACGGCTTGCGGGAAAGAAGAGAACCGGATCTTCCAGACAAAGACATGTTCATGAATTTCAAGGCAGCACCAGACTGGCGGAAGAAGGCGCAGACCGGCACAATCACCGGTTTGCCGGCGTTACAGGGCAAGCGATTCGGTCGGGAAACAGTCATGTCCATGAAATTAATCTGGAAAATACGGATTTTCTGGACCATTTTCACAATCTGAAAAAGATCAGAACAGGACCGGCCATTCCGGTCGGAAACGGCAAGCATGTACACTTTGTAACCGGCCGGACGACGTTGAACGACGGTCATACCCACCAGTTCCGTTTCGCGACCCTGATTGAATCGCCGCTAACTTAA
- a CDS encoding glycoside hydrolase family 32 protein — protein MGILKTANQRPVLHFSPKQNWINDPNGLVFLDGEYHLFYQYHPYSSVWGPMHWGHAVSKDLTTWEELDIALYPDDNGTIFSGSAVVDWNNTTGFFPDEPGIVAIFTSHLGGSETSPTVQSQSLAYSHDNGRTWIKYEGNPVLTHSSNPDFRDPKVFWSESHSKWIMALATGQTISLYSSPNLIDWTFESEFGDGAGSHEAVWECPDLFELAVQGTDERKWVLLVSVGDNAELEHGSRTQYFVGTFDGSVFTPEHSDIRWLDYGKDNYAGVSFSDIPEEDGRRIYVAWMNNWRYANQIPSSGWRGSMTIPRTLSLRTSEGRTLLHQHPVKELDHQFTESVALPDLLLSAGKEFEFKAEADCADLNLHLERFEAAEFGIIIHHTGTDRTVLSYSAADRTLSLRREQSGDTGFSAMFPLPQTTEELGQLKDIRVLIDASSVEVFANDGLSSITSLIFPEKPLERLSFYTVGGQVQLRGGSVKLIR, from the coding sequence ATGGGCATTTTAAAAACAGCCAATCAAAGGCCCGTACTGCATTTTTCTCCCAAGCAAAACTGGATCAATGATCCGAACGGACTCGTTTTTTTGGATGGAGAGTATCACCTGTTCTATCAGTACCATCCCTATTCTTCGGTTTGGGGACCGATGCACTGGGGGCATGCCGTCAGCAAGGATCTGACAACGTGGGAAGAGCTCGATATCGCCCTGTACCCGGATGATAACGGAACGATCTTTTCCGGCAGCGCCGTTGTCGATTGGAACAACACCACCGGATTTTTCCCGGACGAGCCGGGAATCGTGGCTATTTTCACCAGCCATTTGGGCGGCAGCGAAACGTCTCCCACCGTACAAAGCCAGAGCCTGGCATACAGCCATGACAACGGAAGAACCTGGATCAAATACGAAGGAAATCCTGTTCTGACGCATTCGAGCAACCCGGATTTCCGCGACCCGAAGGTCTTCTGGTCCGAATCGCATTCAAAATGGATTATGGCTCTGGCTACGGGCCAGACCATCTCCCTGTATTCTTCTCCCAACCTGATTGATTGGACGTTCGAGAGCGAGTTTGGCGACGGAGCGGGTTCCCATGAAGCCGTGTGGGAATGCCCGGATTTGTTCGAGCTTGCCGTCCAGGGGACGGATGAACGCAAATGGGTGCTGCTCGTCAGCGTCGGCGACAACGCGGAGCTGGAGCACGGCTCCCGCACGCAGTATTTTGTCGGCACCTTTGACGGAAGTGTCTTTACGCCGGAGCACAGCGACATCCGGTGGCTCGACTACGGCAAAGACAACTATGCGGGCGTCAGCTTCTCGGATATTCCGGAGGAAGACGGAAGAAGAATCTATGTCGCCTGGATGAACAACTGGCGGTACGCGAACCAGATTCCGAGCTCGGGATGGCGCGGCTCCATGACCATTCCTCGCACCTTGTCGCTCCGGACGTCCGAGGGCCGGACACTGCTGCACCAGCACCCGGTTAAAGAGCTGGACCATCAGTTTACAGAATCGGTTGCTCTGCCCGACCTTCTCCTGTCCGCGGGGAAAGAGTTCGAGTTCAAAGCCGAGGCGGACTGCGCCGATTTAAATCTTCATCTGGAGCGGTTTGAAGCCGCGGAATTCGGCATCATTATTCATCATACCGGCACCGACCGGACCGTTCTCTCTTACTCGGCCGCCGATCGGACCCTCTCTCTGCGGAGAGAGCAATCCGGGGACACCGGATTCTCGGCCATGTTCCCGCTGCCGCAGACGACAGAGGAACTCGGCCAGCTCAAGGATATCCGCGTGCTCATCGACGCTTCCTCGGTCGAGGTTTTTGCCAATGACGGCCTGTCCTCCATCACCAGCCTGATCTTTCCGGAGAAACCTCTCGAACGCCTGTCGTTCTATACGGTCGGCGGCCAAGTTCAGCTGCGAGGCGGCTCAGTCAAGCTGATTCGATAG